From one Nocardioides sp. Kera G14 genomic stretch:
- a CDS encoding helix-turn-helix transcriptional regulator has protein sequence MAMRSSQTLLTALGFSRPVAHLYERILMMDGRPVVEVAGSFDLTVDQVTERLGPLLEADVVAVSDGRLLVRPPAEVVGRLLQTAAANATLASQRLQEIAGALPHLAGVQGLEPADEAEPIDGEVQSGPDGPMIARTIIRQSSGDLLWLRPDQWKLPWEDEMSAAVAQAIRDGRQCRALYPVRVLVEAPDVVRHRQSIGEEIRLLPELPTRMIVLGTSHLLLPEPLGYENTPRSIIRQRGLIELATLYFDALWAEATPVADEPAADPDELRRFLLAELARGAQDEQIARRLGISLRTVRRRVAEVMDELGAQSRFQAGVEAARRGWL, from the coding sequence ATGGCCATGCGGTCGTCCCAGACGCTTCTCACAGCGCTCGGCTTCTCGCGCCCGGTCGCCCATCTCTACGAGCGCATCCTGATGATGGACGGCCGCCCGGTGGTGGAGGTCGCAGGCAGCTTCGACCTGACGGTCGACCAGGTCACCGAGCGGCTCGGGCCGCTGCTCGAGGCCGACGTCGTCGCGGTCTCCGACGGACGCCTGCTCGTCCGCCCGCCTGCCGAGGTGGTGGGGAGACTGCTCCAGACCGCGGCCGCCAATGCCACCCTGGCCAGTCAGCGGCTCCAGGAGATCGCGGGCGCGCTTCCGCACCTGGCGGGCGTGCAGGGGCTCGAGCCCGCCGACGAGGCCGAGCCGATCGACGGTGAGGTCCAGTCCGGGCCGGACGGCCCCATGATCGCGCGGACCATCATCCGACAGAGCAGCGGGGACCTGCTCTGGCTGCGGCCCGACCAGTGGAAGCTCCCGTGGGAGGACGAGATGTCCGCCGCCGTGGCGCAGGCGATCCGCGACGGACGTCAGTGTCGCGCGCTCTATCCGGTCCGGGTGCTGGTCGAGGCGCCGGACGTCGTACGCCACCGGCAGTCGATCGGCGAGGAGATCCGCCTCCTGCCCGAGCTGCCGACGCGGATGATCGTGCTGGGCACCTCGCACCTGCTGCTGCCCGAGCCGCTCGGCTACGAGAACACGCCGCGCTCGATCATCCGCCAGCGCGGGCTGATCGAGCTCGCCACGCTCTACTTCGACGCCCTCTGGGCCGAGGCCACTCCGGTCGCCGATGAGCCGGCGGCCGACCCCGACGAGCTCCGCCGCTTCCTCCTCGCCGAGCTGGCCCGTGGGGCCCAGGACGAGCAGATCGCACGGCGCCTGGGCATCAGCCTGCGCACCGTCCGGCGCCGTGTCGCCGAGGTGATGGACGAGCTGGGCGCGCAGTCGCGCTTCCAGGCGGGCGTCGAGGCCGCTCGCCGCGGCTGGCTCTAG
- the lysS gene encoding lysine--tRNA ligase, whose product MPAAPQKDPIDWVTRAADDAIRHAGEGKPVTVASGASPSGPIHLGNLREFLTPHFVAEELRRRGVEVRHLHSWDDYDRYRKVPAGVPAEWVEHIGKPLTAVPDPWECHANWSDHFKAPLRDALAEMGVEMEEISQTERYQAGAYVDQVLHAIAHRDRIEDVLSRYRTKPVAAESEQEAEALADSVTADEESAGAGDFARFPYKPYCRGCGKDTTTITAYDDETTDLAYTCDSCGESHVTNVRTQFEGKLVWKVDWPMRWAYEGVNFEPGGLDHSTPGSSYTVGKELVAEIFDGKAPSYVAYAFVGFAGRQKMSSSAGGVPIPADALKILEAPMVRWLYVRRQPKQAFNIDFGPEVVRLYDEWDSLTRKAANPEKRDAAVLAWERASSTAAAGTLPTPAVVTPFRLLSSVADVTAGNVDVITSVVAGSGYSVTSADDLEPRLRRAMAWMSEYVPAEDRTTVRLSPASRLQELTPQESEWISLLLEHLPETYTLEELTTVIYGVPKLARGFALEDQPTDEVKADQKAFFALLYDLLVAAERGPRLPTLFLALGDGTVRNLLSA is encoded by the coding sequence ATGCCTGCCGCTCCTCAGAAGGACCCGATCGACTGGGTCACCCGCGCCGCCGACGACGCCATCCGCCACGCCGGCGAGGGTAAGCCGGTGACCGTGGCCTCCGGAGCCTCTCCGAGCGGTCCGATCCACCTCGGCAACCTGCGCGAGTTCCTCACCCCGCACTTCGTCGCCGAGGAGCTCCGCCGTCGTGGCGTCGAGGTGCGGCACCTGCACAGCTGGGACGACTACGACCGCTACCGCAAGGTGCCCGCGGGCGTGCCCGCCGAGTGGGTCGAGCACATCGGCAAGCCGCTCACCGCCGTCCCCGATCCGTGGGAGTGCCACGCCAACTGGTCGGATCACTTCAAGGCTCCCCTCCGTGACGCCCTTGCGGAGATGGGTGTCGAGATGGAGGAGATCTCCCAGACCGAGCGCTACCAGGCCGGCGCGTACGTCGACCAGGTGCTGCACGCGATCGCCCACCGCGACCGGATCGAGGACGTGCTGTCCCGCTACCGGACCAAGCCTGTGGCTGCCGAGTCCGAACAGGAGGCCGAGGCGCTGGCTGACTCCGTCACCGCCGACGAGGAGTCGGCTGGCGCAGGTGACTTCGCGCGCTTCCCCTACAAGCCCTACTGCCGCGGCTGCGGCAAGGACACCACCACCATCACGGCGTACGACGACGAGACGACCGATCTGGCCTACACCTGCGACTCGTGCGGTGAGTCCCACGTGACCAACGTCCGCACGCAGTTCGAGGGCAAGCTGGTCTGGAAGGTCGACTGGCCGATGCGGTGGGCCTACGAGGGCGTCAACTTCGAACCCGGTGGCCTGGACCACTCCACCCCCGGCTCGTCCTACACCGTCGGCAAGGAGCTCGTCGCCGAGATCTTCGACGGTAAGGCGCCGTCGTACGTCGCCTATGCCTTCGTCGGCTTCGCCGGCCGGCAGAAGATGTCGTCGTCCGCGGGCGGGGTTCCGATCCCGGCGGACGCGCTCAAGATCCTCGAGGCGCCGATGGTGCGCTGGCTCTACGTGCGCCGGCAGCCCAAGCAGGCCTTCAACATCGACTTCGGTCCCGAGGTCGTGCGGCTGTACGACGAGTGGGACTCGCTCACTCGCAAGGCTGCGAATCCGGAGAAGCGGGACGCGGCTGTGCTCGCGTGGGAGCGCGCCTCCTCCACGGCTGCCGCGGGCACGCTGCCGACGCCCGCCGTCGTCACGCCCTTCCGCCTGCTGTCGTCGGTCGCCGACGTGACCGCGGGCAACGTCGACGTGATCACGTCGGTGGTCGCAGGTTCCGGTTACTCCGTGACGTCAGCCGATGACCTCGAGCCGCGACTGCGCCGCGCGATGGCGTGGATGTCTGAGTACGTCCCCGCCGAGGACCGCACCACCGTGCGGCTCTCGCCCGCCTCACGCCTCCAGGAGCTGACGCCGCAGGAGTCGGAGTGGATCTCACTCCTGCTCGAGCACCTGCCGGAGACGTACACGCTGGAGGAGCTGACGACCGTCATCTACGGCGTACCCAAGCTCGCCCGCGGCTTCGCACTCGAGGACCAGCCGACCGACGAGGTGAAGGCCGACCAGAAGGCCTTCTTCGCGCTGCTCTACGACCTGCTCGTCGCCGCCGAGCGCGGCCCGCGTCTCCCGACCCTCTTCCTCGCCCTGGGCGACGGGACTGTCAGGAACCTGCTCAGCGCCTGA